The Salvelinus alpinus chromosome 35, SLU_Salpinus.1, whole genome shotgun sequence genome window below encodes:
- the LOC139563981 gene encoding gamma-secretase subunit PEN-2, translated as MNLERLPNEEKLTLCRKYYLGGFAFLPFLWLVNVVWFFKEAFVKPTYTEQLQIKTYVKRSGLGLLLWVAVLTTWITIFQHFRAEWGEVGDYLSFTIPLGIP; from the exons ATGAACCTAGAGCGCCTTCCCAATGAGGAGAAACTCACCCTCTGCAGGAAATACTATTTAG ggggatTTGCATTCCTTCCGTTCCTGTGGCTGGTGAATGTGGTGTGGTTTTTCAAAGAGGCCTTTGTAAAGCCAACATATACTGAACAACTCCAGATCAAAACAT ATGTAAAGCGTTCAGGGCTGGGGTTGCTACTGTGGGTTGCAGTACTCACCACATGGATAACCATATTCCAACACTTCAGAGCAGAATGGGGTGAGGTGGGCGACTacctctccttcaccattccacTTGGCATTCCCTGA